Sequence from the Prunus persica cultivar Lovell chromosome G5, Prunus_persica_NCBIv2, whole genome shotgun sequence genome:
tgaagaaaaagagagtgaCACTGAGCATAATGATGgtggagatgaagaagataatgaagGGAATCAAGATGAGAATGAACAAGAGAATCAAGACCAATTGCTTAAACAACTGCATAAAAGGTATAAACAAGCGGTTCAAGATCAAGAATCCAAATTAACTTTGAATGATTGGGTACGCTAACCTAGACTCCACAAATATTTAGATTTGATACATAGATTTGAGTTTTATAGCTGGATTACTACTAATCTGAATAAGGTATGTTATTGACTAACTTGATTCTATTTTTAATGCTTGTACAGTGCAAGGGTAAAAAACAGAATACTGGCAAAGGGGAAAATGATATTGCTCAGCGACAACTGTTTACCAGTGGTGAAACTGTGAAAAATGATGCAGAGCAAACCACATCTCAAATCCATGAGCAAAAGGTATACTTTTCAGCAATTAGACAAGATAAATGATTCAAATATCCAAGTACAACAACCTTAATTCAataattctttctttcttatttcaGCAGGAAAAAATGAATGAACACAACATGGATGAAGACATTGCAACTAACCAAAATGAACAAGTGgtataaaaactcaaaaaacaaattcaaactaCTTTCCCCCTGTTgtatgaaagaaaataaaaaaactatatatatatatatatttttttttttccttttaaaacgATGTTGATGACCACAATTGACACCACTTTTAATGTCCAGCAAGAGAAGCATCAGCAACAACTTGAATCCCAACCCGACAGCCAAGAAAAGATGtatcaaaatatttttgtggagatggtGGGGTCAATACCAGAGTACTACAAGGATGAAATGAAGCCTACCCATGATCGCATCCATGAGCTCAAAGAAGCAGTTGATTATTGGATAGACAAAGCAGATGATCTCAAGTATAAGATGCAGGTTGCAATTCAATCGTGCATGGAAAAAAAtgcttttattgaaaaaatctGTAGTGAAAAGGAAGCTGCACaggaaagaacaaagaaactaaagaagaagcttgaacaacaagaagaacaaaacaaaaagctaCAAGCACAACTagaggaagagaaattgaagagGAGGCACCTGCAGAATAACTATGAACTGcttgaaagagagaaaatgtcATGCATTGAGACCATGAAACAAAATGACTTTGATATTGCATCTTTGGCACTATGGGGTTTACAACATTCTTGATGCCATCTGCAAGCAAAGACTGGAAAGCATGCTAGAGATTTTCACTTGATGGGTAAGAAATGTTCATGATgttgaaactgaaacaacaagGCACACTAATAAACTGAAACAACATGGCACACAAATTCGCACATTGGTACATATAAAAGATAACTGTTATTACATTGATACAATGACAAAACTGTTATTACACTGACCATGTAATGTGACAACACTGCTATTGCAGGAGTGCATTTTGGAATGGAAAAAGAGTCATTGTTGTACAAGGGTTGATAGACGACACATCAATATCCAATGGATGCCTATAAAGAGTTACGTGAAGTTGAGGGGAAGACCAACCCTGTAAAACATCAAAATGCATGTGGTGATTTTAATGGAACCCAACAATCCTATCTTTTGGAGTTTAAAGTTTTAGATCAAGAATAGAAATTTTGTcccattcaatccatatatgaTGTTTGTCTAGTTTTGGAATGAAACATAACTAAGGAATTTACCTAAGTTGACTGGACTCAATTCCACTTAAGAGCCGGAATGGAACTACAGAGAGGGTGGTATTTCTATGCCATGGAACTACTTGGAATGTAAAATCATTGCAAATGCCCTTTCATTAATTGGCTGtatgaaaattagaaaagaaaataactccAAGATAGTGAGGAAATGAAGTACATTCCTATTCCAACTATATTATTCCGTCAAACAAACGGGGTCTAAGTTTCAAGTGGTTGATAGTGAATAGAACTAATGTGACAGGTTTACTAAAGCaatgtcattaaaaaaaaaatatgttgaAGTTTGATAATGTTCttgcttatatatatacctgAATTTGTATTGGAATCAAAAGTATTACAATGTCTAATAACTAGTGTGTCCTTTACTTTCTCTCATTCCTACTCTCATTACGAAGTAAATTACTTGGATCaccacccttttttttttctttttcaaacagAACCTCCAGTTTGTGTCACTTTAGTCACAAAAAGCGGGGGTTGAGTTAGGATTAGATTAGAATAAAGGTTCGAAAATGAGCTAAGATTAAGTTAGACCCAAGTTCAACTATTTTCCATtgtaaagaggaaaaaaaaaagcttgaagagttttgaaaattttagtctTGGAGATCTAgcaatatatattcaattcTGTCAAAACATTTTATACATATTTATCAGTTGACAGTATTAAAGTCAAAATTCAAGTGATCTCTTACTCTCTTTTCTGTattgtttgtgtgtgtatatattatatatctaAAGTCAATCTTTACTAAATACAGGAAGTGCATGTCCTTAGTTGCTTAATCATGCTAGCATAAACTATACTTCCaccatttttattaaaatttgacattgaattttttaaacttaatttagcatactattttttagagTCAAGACAATTTACTGGGATCCAATATTGTTCACTCGATCCTAGGCTCACATTCCAAATTTTCCACATAattgtttacaatatgtagtATTTGAATCCATGTTGGACCCTTCTTCTGGGCTATTTTTTGTCAACGTACGTTAGGAAGGGAAGGCATATTTTCTCATATGTATTACTAAAATATCATTTGAATTCGAACTTAAAACTACTGACCTATAAAcgaaaaccttttttttttttactaaacTAAACTCCTGTTGACgccattaatatattttttcaatttaattataacAACGATGTAAATCACAAGCAAACATCATGAGAAGctcaataaataaactaaaatgTTAGAATATTTAGCCCAAGCTTACATTTTACAAGTTGTGGTGTACCCCTGGCCAAGCCTGACCCACGTGTCCATTTTATTAATAAGTCAACTGCAGCTaccaaataattaaataaactgGTTAGTCCATGATTAATAATTGTTAAGTAAATTACTTATAAATATACAGAATGTCAAGATGATAAATTATTGcaagat
This genomic interval carries:
- the LOC109949377 gene encoding stress response protein NST1-like, whose translation is MGVETLTKTEIDRFLDKALEDETPQGPMDVTRFMILELFISNLFCNSGCTLAWTYVTAINTVKDMKQYNWAKGVLDYMHFGLDQAIKNKKDNKKQPSVSGCLVLILYWLCQRGNLISPIVGRVDMPAAARWSLPELNVMLTHLKNEHIKITIAENEDDNEEKESDTEHNDGGDEEDNEGNQDENEQENQDQLLKQLHKRYKQAVQDQESKLTLNDWCKGKKQNTGKGENDIAQRQLFTSGETVKNDAEQTTSQIHEQKQEKMNEHNMDEDIATNQNEQVQEKHQQQLESQPDSQEKMYQNIFVEMVGSIPEYYKDEMKPTHDRIHELKEAVDYWIDKADDLKYKMQVAIQSCMEKNAFIEKICSEKEAAQERTKKLKKKLEQQEEQNKKLQAQLEEEKLKRRHLQNNYELLEREKMSCIETMKQNDFDIASLALWGLQHS